In Microbacterium cremeum, a genomic segment contains:
- a CDS encoding glycosyltransferase family 2 protein — MTMMVRDEADIVGAMIQHHLDQGIDLFLVTDNGSVDGTREILQDFARRGLIELAHDPRHLKQQHEVVTAMSREAARRRATWVLNADADEFWSAKSAGLSIREELGTLDPALGAFPVPVIDMTGPAAQRGTGLQRLVYRDVRPDEVMESLGIHAHATPDVAFVPNESVVVAQGNHFVNVDARGELPAGRGLVVRHFPWRSWDQFHRKVENAGRAYAASPHLRPSANHHGMRDYRRLQDGLLPASYVARHPSPDELADGIRRGWFIEDRTIADALPSPVADVEFTEVDAEIGRLLMKALRPIEARLHALEGSERRATDKLDFELHHVAELDELVARLREENAAVTHELRELRRSRLVRSAERVSRWRWQHR, encoded by the coding sequence ATGACCATGATGGTCCGTGACGAGGCCGACATCGTCGGCGCGATGATCCAGCATCACCTCGATCAGGGAATCGACCTGTTCCTCGTCACCGACAACGGATCAGTCGACGGGACCAGGGAGATACTGCAGGACTTCGCCCGTCGCGGATTGATCGAACTCGCGCACGATCCGAGACACCTCAAACAACAGCACGAAGTCGTCACCGCGATGTCACGCGAGGCCGCGCGCCGCAGGGCGACGTGGGTGCTCAATGCCGACGCCGATGAGTTCTGGAGCGCGAAGTCGGCCGGACTGAGCATCCGTGAAGAGCTCGGCACGCTCGATCCCGCGCTCGGCGCGTTCCCGGTTCCGGTGATCGACATGACCGGCCCGGCGGCGCAGCGCGGTACAGGTCTCCAGCGCTTGGTGTATCGCGACGTGAGGCCCGACGAGGTGATGGAATCGCTCGGCATCCACGCCCACGCGACGCCCGACGTCGCCTTCGTGCCGAACGAGAGTGTCGTCGTCGCGCAGGGCAACCACTTCGTGAACGTGGATGCCCGGGGCGAGCTGCCCGCCGGCCGCGGACTCGTCGTGCGTCATTTCCCGTGGCGATCATGGGACCAGTTCCACCGCAAAGTCGAGAACGCGGGCCGCGCGTACGCCGCGTCTCCCCACCTGCGGCCGAGTGCCAACCACCACGGCATGCGAGACTACCGACGGCTTCAGGATGGGCTGCTCCCTGCCTCGTACGTCGCACGACACCCGTCCCCCGACGAACTCGCAGACGGCATCCGACGCGGTTGGTTCATTGAGGACCGCACGATCGCGGACGCACTCCCGTCTCCGGTCGCTGACGTCGAATTCACAGAGGTCGACGCCGAGATCGGCCGGCTGCTCATGAAGGCTCTGCGACCGATCGAGGCACGCCTGCACGCGCTCGAAGGGTCCGAGCGACGGGCCACCGACAAGCTCGACTTCGAACTGCACCATGTGGCTGAGCTCGACGAGCTCGTCGCACGCCTCCGCGAGGAGAATGCCGCGGTGACCCACGAGCTCCGCGAGCTTCGGCGAAGCCGCCTGGTGCGGTCCGCCGAGCGTGTGTCGCGGTGGCGGTGGCAACACCGCTGA